A single region of the Actinoplanes sp. SE50/110 genome encodes:
- a CDS encoding glycosyltransferase: MNILLWHVHGSWTTSFVQGKHRYLIPVNDARDAWGRGRARTFDWPDSVEELPLDQIRDADVAIVQRPEEIDLVPPSLPVIYVEHNTPKGDVPNTRHPMADRDDLIIAHVTHFNDLFWDCGGTRTTVIEHGIVEPKARWTGELDRLAIVTNEPVRRGRVTGTDLFERFTAAAPIDVFGMGVADLPGDRITPHEDPPQHAMHDLLAQRRAYLHLCRWTSLGLSLIEAMQIGMPVIALATTEAIAAVPDGAGVLSTRVDTLVEAAHWLIEEPDEARRMGERARRAALARYGLDRFLADWDHLLEGHTCGSR, encoded by the coding sequence GTGAACATCCTGCTCTGGCACGTGCACGGCTCCTGGACCACGTCGTTCGTCCAGGGCAAGCATCGCTACCTGATCCCGGTCAACGACGCCCGCGACGCGTGGGGCCGCGGCCGGGCCCGCACCTTCGACTGGCCGGACAGCGTCGAGGAGCTGCCGCTGGACCAGATCCGCGACGCGGACGTGGCGATCGTCCAGCGGCCCGAGGAGATCGACCTGGTGCCACCCAGCCTGCCGGTGATCTACGTGGAGCACAACACCCCGAAGGGCGACGTGCCGAACACCCGGCACCCGATGGCCGACCGGGACGACCTGATCATCGCCCACGTCACCCACTTCAACGACCTGTTCTGGGACTGCGGCGGCACCCGGACCACGGTGATCGAGCACGGCATCGTGGAGCCGAAGGCCCGCTGGACCGGCGAGCTCGACCGTCTCGCGATCGTCACCAACGAGCCGGTACGCCGCGGCCGGGTGACCGGAACCGACCTGTTCGAGCGGTTCACCGCGGCGGCCCCGATCGACGTGTTCGGGATGGGCGTCGCCGATCTGCCCGGCGACCGGATCACCCCGCACGAGGACCCGCCGCAGCACGCCATGCACGACCTGCTCGCCCAGCGCCGTGCCTACCTGCATCTGTGCCGATGGACCTCGCTCGGCCTCAGCCTGATCGAGGCCATGCAGATCGGCATGCCGGTGATCGCGCTGGCCACCACCGAGGCGATCGCCGCCGTGCCGGACGGCGCCGGAGTGCTCTCCACCCGGGTCGACACGCTCGTCGAGGCCGCCCACTGGCTCATCGAGGAACCCGACGAGGCCCGCCGGATGGGCGAACGGGCGCGCCGCGCGGCGCTCGCCCGGTACGGGCTGGACCGCTTCCTCGCCGACTGGGACCACCTTCTGGAGGGACACACATGCGGATCGCGATGA